DNA sequence from the Marinilongibacter aquaticus genome:
GATAACAAGCAGAAAAGGCAAATAAATAAGGTGTTCTTTTCGGATATAGCCGTTCCCGAAATACACAAAAGTACGCGTGAAATCGATAAAGAAATCGATGAAGGCAGAGGTGGCGATAAAAACGTTTTTCTCGAGGTTGAAAGCGGCCATCGTCAATCCGCGAATGGCACCGCCAGTACCCAGAAGTCCCGCTGAAAACCCAGACAAAGCCCCGCCGACCAGGGCATTTTTTTTATTGGGTAAAATGATGAGGTCGCTCTTGATAAGAAAGAGAAGGCTTAGGCCGACCAAAAACAAAGCCAGAAGAATTTCGAGTACGGTGCTGTTCAGCGTTTTGGTCAAAAAGCCACCAAGTACAACGAAAACGACAGAAGGCAAACCGATGTTGATCAAGAGATTTTTGTCTAGTCCTTTTTTGAAAAGCATTATTTTGCTCAGGTTGCTCGAAAGGTGAAAAAGAGCAGTTAGGCCCAAAACCGAATGGAAATCGAAGAAAAAATTGCCAATTGGCACGAAGAAAACAGAAGAGCCAAACCCGCCGATGGTGCCTACAATTTCGGCAATCAGGGTGAGGAGAAGAAATATGTAATTTATTTTGCTCAAGTCTTCGTTTTCATGGCCGCCGCATGGGCAAAACTCTGGAGTGAAGATATGAAAAAGATTGGGCTTGCTGTCAAGAAAAGAAGGAAAGGGGCAAATTTGTGGGTCGGCTCAAAGTCAGCCTCTCAGCGGAGTCCCTTACGGAGACTCCACTGGGGGGAAAGGGCAAAACATATAGTGCTTTATTATTACTTAAAGGTGGTCTATATTTATGTATTATATTGTTTTAAGGTATTTAAAGGCACTTTTTTATGACTTTCGGAGAACGAATTTTGCAACTGCGGAAGCAGCTAAAATATTCGCAAGATGATCTAGAAAAGCTCGTAGGCACTTCTGCACCTATTGTGGGAAGGTATGAGCGTGATGAGATAAAGCCCTCTATTGAAGTGGCATCCAAGCTGGCCGATGCCCTGGGCGTGTCTATGGATTATCTCTTAGGAAAGTCTGACAGCATGATGCTGGATAAAAAGAATCTGCAACGCCTGGAAGACATTGAGAACCTGCCCGAAAACGATAAACAGAATATCTTCTATACCATCGACAACCTTATTAAAGCCGCTAAGCTTAAAAATATTGCGGCTCTGTAATAATGAAGAAGCTCCCAAACATCCTGTTTTTTCTAATCGTCATTTTTGGCGGAATAGTGTTATATCTGGCCTTTGGCGGTGACCCTGCTATTACGTCCAAAAATCTGCCAGCAGACCAAATTGAAAAAATAGAAATCCTCCGGTATGAAGATGAAAAACCCATAACCATAACCGATAAAACGACCATCGACTCGCTGGCCTCTCTTCTCTATGAATCTGAGCCGATTAAGGTGGATAATCCAGGGATAGCTTCTGGACTTTATTACATTAAAAGTTATTATACCGATCTTAATAATGAATTAATTCGTGTAAGAAAATCCGCAAATAGTAGTGAGGGTAAATACTTTGCAATACAGAATAGGTACTACAAAAATGACCCTTTAATGGGCTTCCTTATCTCTTCAATACCATGACTAATGAGATAGTAGTTTGGTATAGGATCTTTGCCAACTGGCCCCATAACCTGATCCAA
Encoded proteins:
- a CDS encoding sulfite exporter TauE/SafE family protein, with product MNYIFLLLTLIAEIVGTIGGFGSSVFFVPIGNFFFDFHSVLGLTALFHLSSNLSKIMLFKKGLDKNLLINIGLPSVVFVVLGGFLTKTLNSTVLEILLALFLVGLSLLFLIKSDLIILPNKKNALVGGALSGFSAGLLGTGGAIRGLTMAAFNLEKNVFIATSAFIDFFIDFTRTFVYFGNGYIRKEHLIYLPFLLVIGFLGTYIGKRILNRIPQNKFKTISLLLILLIGIVSLAKVFIQA
- a CDS encoding helix-turn-helix domain-containing protein encodes the protein MTFGERILQLRKQLKYSQDDLEKLVGTSAPIVGRYERDEIKPSIEVASKLADALGVSMDYLLGKSDSMMLDKKNLQRLEDIENLPENDKQNIFYTIDNLIKAAKLKNIAAL